Proteins found in one Venturia canescens isolate UGA chromosome 8, ASM1945775v1, whole genome shotgun sequence genomic segment:
- the LOC122414809 gene encoding uncharacterized protein has product MVEHKGQHFPIAFALLSRKTEETYVAVLRCIAEFLVPWFKPKRVITDFEAALENAVRTVFPEAELLGCRFHHSQALIKRFRSRSVITRVKRGCPHLLQEAHTFQRNLMNLCLLPAEFIPEGFRIINEKIEEQFPELALIYTDAREYYARYWIKGKGPRSYSHYRKRVRTNNPLERWHRRFKEAVATRPQFDKFMKVLKDLVQSAHLDFLTVEQGVRPHRKRSSRTECAEDLLDRAWEEMGDLFSYNLEERKQRIEGFLMTVSSIELEIAQSVKESSACSLINPVILEIPELQDRRVDEVLDDPQPSTSQ; this is encoded by the exons ATGGTAGAGCACAAAGGTCAG CACTTTCCCATCGCATTCGCGTTACTGAGCAGGAAGACTGAGGAAACTTATGTTGCTGTGCTGCGATGCATAGCCGAATTTCTCGTTCCATGGTTCAAACCAAAAAGAGTTATAACGGATTTTGAAGCCGCATTGGAAAACGCAGTAAGAACTGTATTTCCTGAGGCGGAACTATTGGGTTGCCGTTTTCATCACAGCCAA GCGCTTATTAAGCGATTTCGTTCTCGCTCGGTAATCACTCGGGTGAAACGTGGATGTCCGCACCTCCTGCAAGAGGCTCACACTTTTCAGAGGAACCTAATGAATTTGTGCCTCCTTCCTGCAGAATTCATTCCCGAAGGATTTCggataataaatgaaaaaatagaagagCAGTTTCCGGAACTCGCACTAATATACACGGACGCCCGTGAATATTATGCGAGATATTGGATTAAGGGAAAAGGCCCTAGGTCATACTCACACTACAGGAAGCGGGTCCGAACGAACAACCCATTAGAACGGTGGCACAGAAGGTTCAAGGAGGCGGTAGCAACCAGGCCTCAGTTTGACAAATTTAtga AAGTCCTGAAGGATCTGGTCCAATCGGCCCACTTGGATTTCTTGACGGTTGAACAGGGTGTGCGCCCTCACCGCAAGAGAAGTAGTAGAACAGAGTGTGCGGAAGATCTCCTTGACCGAGCATGGGAAGAAATGGGGGACCTCTTCTCGTACAACCTTGAAGAGCGAAAGCAACGAATCGAAGGATTTTTAATGACAGTGTCTTCTATTGAATTGGAAATTGCCCAATCAG TTAAAGAATCTTCTGCATGTTCCTTAATAAATCCTGTTATCCTAGAAATCCCAGAATTACAAGACCGAAGAGTAGATGAAGTCCTCGACGATCCTCAGCCGTCTACGTCCCAATag